Below is a window of Lytechinus variegatus isolate NC3 chromosome 4, Lvar_3.0, whole genome shotgun sequence DNA.
AGCCAACAAATCAATACTCAATCAATGATTGTATTCCTTTGTGATTTAACCACACGAGGACAtcttattgattttcttttgatatacgaACACTGGGGGACTTGTCCCTTTTGTCTTACATGACCAAGTTTGCAAATAATGGCCGAACTATGTTAGACAAGACAATGTTTACacgatatttcattatttctgctCTTCGCCCATTTATCTTTTCACAGTTTTCGTGATGCCCATTGCCCATGCATGTGAAAGATACAATCATTTATTTGCAGTTCTCTTAATTCAGATGAATAGGgatatattatatgaaaaagaTTTATGAATTTGTAGAAAAACTGGAATATTATGCGGTCCGTGTGGTAATACTTAAATCTTGGACCATGTCACTCTCAGTTATTTTAGTGCTTATTTGGTAGACCTatatgtaccccccccccaatactCTAAATCGCAAAAAAAGCATGACTTGAACACTGGATTTTTGAGCTCGTTGATATCCAACTAattagataattttttttttatctcagtCAACAGCCACTCTGCGAGCCCAAAGTGCGCGAGcgaaatttgaattttatataatgacctgCAGGAGCTAACAGTAAATGGATGAgaaattttttcaaaatttaaagagTGAAAATGCTATTTTGGAGCAATTTACAGCTTAAGCAGTCTGCTTATGACATCATTAACTATATATTCTTTCAACCCTCAAAATTCCTGAGGGGCAATTAATGCTCCCCTTGccgctgccccccccccttcaccgccactgcatgtatatcattttcttaaaaCAGATAGCAAATTAATTAATCATCAGAGGAAAAAAGAAGTCGAAAACAACTGTTGGTGACATTCTTAATGAGTGcatcaaaatatatgtatatactttTTAGTAAGTTTAGCAATTCGTGTAAGAATCATTCTCTGCGGCTAAGACTAATCCATGTAATGTATCTGACGCGTTAAAGATTTTGGTCTAATCAATGGAGGTCTATTCTTCTCCGACCATATTCATGTATCGGTCACTCTTGGATACCTCTATAACATATCGTTTGGTCAAGGTGTTGCCTTGGTCAAGTGTCCATTGATACGAAGGCAAACAAtcattccaaacatcatcatcTGAATACGATACTCTCCTTATACTCGTAGCTCTTTCACGTACAGTACCAGTTGGAAGTATACATTGATTATCATCTACTTTTAATCTAAATCATTATACCAGGACTAAGGTTAAGGTAAGTTTATAACTTGTATTActatttattgcattttttgtcAATTAAGAACTTCTGCACAGACTacaagctgttttttttttcattgataaacAGTTGAGAAGAGTTGAGGAGAAAAGTTCTCTTGTTTGTAACCCCGTTTGTATTTGTCATAAGAAAGTCGATAGAAACATTTACCTTGACATTCAAGATCTTCAATTTCTGTCGTTTCTTCTGGAattctttgttcttatttcttctACTTATTCTTTTCCTTGCTTTCATTCCGTGTTATTTCTCCTcacatctttttattttaattatcattCTAATTCCTTCTCACCATCATCTTGTTCTCTTCTTTGTCATACTATTACACAGGGGCTGACCAGGCAAAAAATTGCAATCATAATGGTCATTttaacgtttttgtacatggttttggaaaaaagtgggggaggAGCTGAAGCCCGGCCCCCcgattccgcggcccctgtttttttttcatttcttttagcTAATTTCCTGCTTCTGCTTTCTCTGTCTTCTATTACATTTttgttcttccttttcttcgTCGTCTTCATCAACAGAGGCCTATATACCTTTTTCTCTTACATAGTCTGAGTCTGATGTactcctccttttccttcttcttctccttcttagtctctttcttcttcttcttcctctactacttttttaaattaattttactCATTGTAATTCATTTAAATCGATCTTTagtaatatatacatacatataaagGGGCCTAAAGTTAATTTTAAGATTTCTTAATGATGATTTCTATTCAAATTGTCTGCATCCCGTGACGTCACCGTAGCTTCGCAACCATCTGTACTTCCTGAAATCACAAAGATTTAGGGTCCTTAATTTGAAGAAACTAACTGTGTTTTAAAGAATTGTATTCGATACGCACCGACATACCATTTCCCGCTAATTTATACCGACATTAGCCAAAAACTTAATGTCTGTCTACTTTAATTCTACATTGCAGAAACTCTAAGAAGGTATAGTCAATCATAATTAATCCAAATTGCAAAATGTTCGCCCAATGTGGggctcgaacccacgaccctgggATTAAGAGTCCcatgctctaccgactgagctaaccGGGCTAGTTGGTCAATATGTTATCTTACAACTTTGAAAAATATCTTCAATTCTTCCAGTTTTTCTTGCTTTCTCTGCCCTCTGTCATTtccttccttatttcttttccctcttttcatattttgtttttggggATTCTTTTTCCTCCCTTCTTTTAATTATATCTCTATTTGTCTTCCATTTCTTTTCGTTTTTTCcttaaatctttttttaaaatctttttctttACTATTCATCATTACCTTTCTTAATCTTCGTTTCTCCCTTTcctcatcattttattttcgtTCAACTGCCATGACTGCtacaaaacttttaaaatatcccttttctgtATTTCTCCGATATTCactgtgtattttttttgtttctataATCAGTAAGccagtattttttttgtacttgATTTTAAACAAAACACTTTGTGGAATAGCAAAATAGCTTTTTAGAAAAGTAGGCATGTTggtttatttcataaaacttcagcaattttccttttatttatttcatttttagtcAAGATAACAGAAAGCTTTGCATATACCAAATTACAAAATGTTCGCCCAATGTGGGgcttgaacccacgaccctgggATTAAGAGTCCCTTGCTCTACCGACCGAGCTAACCGGGCTCGATGCAATCATATGTTTATTAATCCTCTCAGATGTGTACACTTCGCAACACTTTCACCgttttatttccccctttcattcattctttcatttgaaGCACTCGAGAAGTCCTGCCTACATGCACAAAAATATACTGATGCCAGATATATTTTAACACTATTTGGATGGCATCTGAATCAATTATACCgaagaataattttcatttcatttacccATCAGATCCGAAAACAGGTTCTGTTCATTTAAATGTTATGTTTCCTTCCTATCTTTTTAACAGGAGATAAATCAgcaacaagaagaagaagaagaagaagaaaagtaaaCTGAAGAAACCATCTCAAGGGAACAATATATTTTGGATATTAAAAGAGAAGATAGAGCGACATGGGATGTGGAAGCAGTCAAAGTGATGTCATTTCCGGTAAgtgttttagaaataaaaataattcaacagtaaactgtaataaaataaatacgaaaatattaattatattcATACAAATTATCGTAGAGATCATAAAATGTACGAAACACCATTCAATGAATTTTGCTGATTGATTCATGCAATGAATGTTTAATTTTAGGAATAATTAGTgtttgattatttgttttattgtttcatTAGTGTTGTGAGACGACGTTCATCACTTAGAAagtaacaaaacaaaacaaatgcacgaaaataaatgaataaagaaaaaaagccaACACTTTCGCCATGTTGAACGACATAATTATTTATAGTATCACTTCATTCTCTCATCATACCTCCAGAAAACTCAAATGGAACCGCGTACCACCCAGCAAGGAAAGACACGAAGACCAAGGACAAGGAGAAGGCTGATGATAAGGAAAGAGCTTCATCGTCAGACCCCAAAGAgatcaagaaaaaacaaaagtcAACCAAGAAGAAGCAGAAAGAGGTAAAGAAAATTGATTTCGAAACCAAATCAGCTCTTCCGCCCATAAAAACCAAAAGACCACCACCGCCGCAACGTGAAACTAAAGTAGATGAAACAACTCAAGAGGAAAAGAACGAAGAAAAGGCACCTGAACGGACATCCGAAAAATATCCCTCTGGGGAAATAAAATCGGAGCCGACATCGACAGAAACAAAAGCAGAAGCTTCGAAAGAAGTGGCTCCGACGGATAAAGATGCAAAGGAGAGTGAAGACAACGAGAAAACAGTACAGTCATCAGCTGAAGAAACGACTGTAGCAACCAGAGATACACCAGCTGCTTCTGAAGAGAAAACTGCAGCAACAGAAGAGCCAGTAGTCTCCACAGAGACACCAGTCGTTAATGAGGAGAAATCACCATCCGTTGGTGAAAAACCTGCATCAGTCGATGAGAAGCCAGAAGCTGCCGAAGAAAAACCAGAAGCCACTGATGACAAGAAGGAAGTCATGGACAAGAAACCAGAAACTACGGATGTGAAACCAGGCGCTGAAGAGCCGAAAGCAGTCATTGACGATAATCCATTATCAGCAGAAGAGAAACCGGGCTCGGAGGCAACTGGGGAAAAAGAGCAAGCTGCAGCCGAGAAGACAGCAACTACAGAGAAGGAAGAATCTACCGATGAGACAAAGGCAACGAATGAAGAGAAACAAATGGCCACAGAAGAAAAGCCAGCAGCCAAGGAAGAGAAACAAAATGTAACTGATGACAAGCCAGAGTTCACCGAAGAGACGCCATCATCCAATGAAGAAAAGTCTCCAGAAGCTGACGAGAAACCAGCAGCTGTGGATGAAAAACCAGCAACCACCGATGATAAACCAGCAGATGCTGAAGAGACGCAAACGTCAGATGAACCGACACCTGCTGTCAAAGATGACGCACCTTCAGGGGTTGATGAAACGTCACCTGCGGGTGGAGATGAAACAGATGGTGCCAAAGAAGCACATTCCACTACCGAAGATGCTCCTAGTGCTGGAGGAGAGATACCATCCGCTGTTGAAGATAGAGCGGATGCTGATTCATCAACGATAGCTGAAGAGAAACTGACAGGCTGTGATGACAAACCAGTAACCAATGAAGAAACGCCAGCATCTGCCGAAGATGTACCACAATCTAGCGAAGACAAACCGGAAACCACTGAAAGTACACCTGCTACCACTGATGATAAACCAACAACCGATGGTAATCCAGAAACTACCGAAGCTAAACAAGAAAATGCTGAAGCTAAACCAGAAAATACAGAAGCTAAACCAGAAGCTActgaagaaaaaacagaaacaaCTGAAGATAAACAAGAAACTGCTGAGGCTAAACCAGCAGCCAGTGACGACAAACAAGAAACTATCGAAGATAAAGCGGAAACTACCGAAGACAAATCGGAAAATACCGAGGACAAGTCAGCAGCTTCTGATGATAAACCGGAAACCAccgaagaaaaaagagaaacaacAGAAGACAAACAGGAAACTACCGAGGACAAACCGGAAACCACCGATGACAAGCCTTCAGCATCCGATGATAAACCAGAAACCAACGAAGAATCACCATGCGCCACAGAGGTTTCAAAGCCTGAAGAAAATCCCGTAACCCAAGACGCAGCTAACACTGAAGAAACAGCTGCTTCTGAAGATGCCCTCAAGTCAACAGAAACACCTGCAATCGAGAATACACCTTCCGCCACAGAAACACCTGCACCCGAAAATACACCTTCCGCCACAGAAACACCTGCAACCGAGAATACACCTTCCGCCACAGAAACACCAGCACCCGAAAATACACCTTCCGCCACGGAAACACCTGCAACCGAGAATACACCTTCCGCCACAGAAACACCAGCACCCGAAAATACACCTTCCGCCACAGAAACACCTGCAACCGAGAATACACCTTCCGCCACAGAAACACCAGCACCCGAAAATACACCTTCCGCCACAGAAACACCTGCATCCGAGAATACACCTTCCGCTACAGAAATTACAACTACAGAGGAATCAAAACCTTCACCGGACGAGAGTAAGAAGACATAGGTTTATATAGATGGCAAGACAATAACTTTTACTAAGCAATATATCATTCCATTTTTCCTGCAGAGTCATGAGGAATGACACAGCTTTGCATCGTAATGATTGCATGACGCCCTTTTAATTTCTGATTCGACCATGTAACGTGATGAAAGTTATAATTAATGACTGTTCGGATAAATGAGACCTGTCTTGTCGGAAACACAACTGATGTGAATTGATTGTCTTGAATAAAAGACTAACATTTGACGACCATGCAAcaaattgttcttttttaatgtttacgTCAGACGGtgtcagatggggggggggggtcaatctGTCGAAGTTTCAACTGCGTGCCGTCTGTAAGCGTTAACCCATTGTTAAGCGAAACCGATTGGTaaattttacatttataaatataaacttAAGGGcaagtattctgaagtcaggcttaatttaaattctagttttaagttgtggtttaacaatggaaagccagttgtAACGTAAATCTGTAACAGTAAAGGTTAAGATGTATCAGCTCATTGACTCACAAATCTTTCTTAACTGTCTGGGAAAGATTAATAAGAGCACATTAAACATAAGAAGCATACAatgtaaacataattttgaCATTATTGGCCTTCTATaactttagcacagagttagaccatggtctaagttaaacctgacgtcagaatacgggcctaaagTAGTCAATTTACGGTTGGGATGTACACCAGTACCTGCTAATCAAATGGAAAAGAAACTTAGAAATATTTAACACGTACGCAGTTGTGAATCTAAGTCCAAGAAGACGGCAACCTTGCACAGCATTTAAATATAGATTCCGTGAATCTGTCAATGATTTATGTGTTAATAGAATCATCTTTCACATGTTATACTTCCACCAGTACTCCTATACTGTCAAGATTGTAATTATGATATTGTTCTACAATAAGAATTTATTCCCATTTCAGCATTATTTTGACGTGTGTAGTATAAAATATCCAATGGTTGTGTATAATGTGACCAATGAGGATTtttttcgagggggggggggggggggttagttaCGAATGGAGGTCAAAGGgtagaatatgaaaatatgaaatatgttaaaatttcattaaataaaaaacatatatgataaaacaaatattcaaacaGAGCTTATCTTGAAAAGAAACATTActaagaaaaaaggaaatgtaAATTCATTCGTTCTTCAATTAATCATGTATCATGGCAATTTTTCTTTACTTTACTACACAAACCTCTTGAACcattagtatttttttaaattacatctTCATATATATTTAAGAAAACATGAATGATGCGTAACGAATGATTTCTGGATCATATTGGGTCGGGCAAACATGTTATATATCATGTACATAAATTCCATCGTTATTTATTGtacagaaatgttttatttaaggagttcattttatgtatataaaataatcatgaacaaattAACATCGATTTGTCTTTCAGCTTTCCTGATTTGTGAATGATTCTTTCAGTCGATTGGACAGGGACGTGGGAGCAGGAAGAGTTGCATTCGAACTCAACagaaaacaaacaagcaaaaatcCAAAATGCGCtcctctgattggctgaaagtcaAGCTGTGATTGATTATTTTGGAGTTGCGTTTGattacaactctttctgcaacggccccgtaacacaaaggttagtgactgatcgctaaatgaattggcctatcaagatcatcgttgtatgcgtattttgctcagtagactgactaggaaccaatcaggattgctctttcaaattaacgatcaacctttgtgttacggtgGCACTGGTGGTTCGTTTGAGCAAATGGCCTTTCTGATTTTGTTGACATTGTATCATGGTTGACTTAACATTTATAAGATTGACTGTTAgtctgattgattgattgattgattgggtgattgattgattgattgattgattgggtgatcgattggttgattgattgactgattgattgattgattgtatgGTAGATTGATTGGATGTATggtagattgattgattgtgtagtagatatattgattgattgatcgataaTATCTTATATatctaaatataatattttatacacTAGACAGTTCGGTTTTCGTTCTGGCCATTCTACATCTATGGCCCTACTCGAATTTGTTAATTATATTAATACAGcttttgaaaataagaatattggtcttggaatatttctagatTTGTCGAAAGCGTTCGACTCAATAAATCACCATATTTTATTACGGAAGTTGCAATTTTATGGGTTTAGAGGAATTTCTTTAGCATGGATACAGAGTTATTTAtataatagaaaacaatttgtatGCATAGATGGTATTAATTCTAGATTGCTAACACTTAATGCAGGAGTTCCGCAAGGATCCATTTTAGGcccgttatttttttta
It encodes the following:
- the LOC121413254 gene encoding cell surface glycoprotein 1-like, yielding MGCGSSQSDVISENSNGTAYHPARKDTKTKDKEKADDKERASSSDPKEIKKKQKSTKKKQKEVKKIDFETKSALPPIKTKRPPPPQRETKVDETTQEEKNEEKAPERTSEKYPSGEIKSEPTSTETKAEASKEVAPTDKDAKESEDNEKTVQSSAEETTVATRDTPAASEEKTAATEEPVVSTETPVVNEEKSPSVGEKPASVDEKPEAAEEKPEATDDKKEVMDKKPETTDVKPGAEEPKAVIDDNPLSAEEKPGSEATGEKEQAAAEKTATTEKEESTDETKATNEEKQMATEEKPAAKEEKQNVTDDKPEFTEETPSSNEEKSPEADEKPAAVDEKPATTDDKPADAEETQTSDEPTPAVKDDAPSGVDETSPAGGDETDGAKEAHSTTEDAPSAGGEIPSAVEDRADADSSTIAEEKLTGCDDKPVTNEETPASAEDVPQSSEDKPETTESTPATTDDKPTTDGNPETTEAKQENAEAKPENTEAKPEATEEKTETTEDKQETAEAKPAASDDKQETIEDKAETTEDKSENTEDKSAASDDKPETTEEKRETTEDKQETTEDKPETTDDKPSASDDKPETNEESPCATEVSKPEENPVTQDAANTEETAASEDALKSTETPAIENTPSATETPAPENTPSATETPATENTPSATETPAPENTPSATETPATENTPSATETPAPENTPSATETPATENTPSATETPAPENTPSATETPASENTPSATEITTTEESKPSPDESKKT